The DNA segment CGGCAGTACCATCTCGAAACCGTCTTCACCGGTATAACCCGTCCGGGCCAGGAAGATATCGTCAAAATCGCCACAGCCGAAGGGCTTTATCGCCAGCGCCGCCTCGCGATGCGCCTCCGGCAGCAAGCCGGCCACACGCTCACGGGCCTTGGGGCCCTGCACCGCCAACATGGTGGTATCCGCCTGTTCGCTGACGGTCACCCCTTCGGCTTCATCGGCCCGGGCGCGAATCCAGGCCAGATCCTTATCGCGGGTGGCGGCATTCACCACCAGGCGATAACGGTCCTCGGCCCGCCAATAGGTAATCAGATCGTCGATGACACCGCCCTGCTCATCCAGCATGCAACCATACAGGGCACGGCCCGGCTGCTTCATTTTGGCGATATCATTGGATAGCAGGCGGCGCAGGAAGGTCTTGACCCCCGGCCCCTCCACATCCACCACCGTCATGTGGGAAACATCGAAAACACCGGCCGCTTGGCGTACCTTATGATGTTCTTCGATCTGGGAGCCGTAATTGACCGGCATGTCCCAGCCGCCGAAATCCACCATGCGGGCACCGAGGGCCACATGCTGATCGTAGAGAGGAGTTCTGTTGCCCATACGGGTCCTTGGTTATCCTTGTTGACTCGTGTGCATCGAAGGCCCGACATGATACCGGAAGCGTCCGGTGCGCACCAACGAGCAAAGCCCTTTCCCCGCCCCTGACGGGCCCGGGATTCATGCCTTTTTGGAATGTAAGGAGAGAACCATGCCTCAAATCCCACACCGGCTGAGAATCACAGCCCTGCTGGCGCTGCTGCTGTTCGCTTCCGCCTGCGCCACCACTGATGACAATGGGGCGGCCGGGGAGGCCGTCTCCGAGCTTCACACCTTCTTTGATGACGAGTGGGACCGTCGTCTGCGGGAAAACCCCACCTACGCCTCCGCCCAGGGAGATCGACGCTGGAATGATCAATGGCCGGATCTCTCGGACGAGGCCCGGGCCGACCGCCAGGCAGCCGACCAGGAGGCCCTGAACCGGCTGGATGCCATTGACCGGAGCGCGCTGCCGGAGGAAGAGCAGCTCAACTACGATCTATTTCGCACCGAACTGGAGCGTCGGATCGAGGGCCACGATTTCGATCACCACCTGATCACCCTCAATCAACGCGGCGGCATCCAGAGCGCGGACGATACCGCCGGGCGGGTGCCACTGGATGATGTCTCGGATTACGAAGACTGGATCGCTCGCCTGGAAGGCTTCGGCGACTACATGGACCAGACCATCGACCTGATGTACGAGGGCATCGAGACCGGCTGGACCCTGCCCCAGGTGATTGCCGAACGGATTCCGCCCCAGATCGAAAGCCAGCTGGTGGAGCATCCGGATGAGAGCGGCTTCTACGAACCCTTCAAGGACATGCCGGACCGGATCAGCGAATCGGAGCAGGAACGCCTGCGCGAAGCCGGTGCGGCTGCCATCAAGGATGTGGTGCTGCCGGCCTATCAACGCTTCC comes from the Natronospira proteinivora genome and includes:
- the gcvT gene encoding glycine cleavage system aminomethyltransferase GcvT; this translates as MGNRTPLYDQHVALGARMVDFGGWDMPVNYGSQIEEHHKVRQAAGVFDVSHMTVVDVEGPGVKTFLRRLLSNDIAKMKQPGRALYGCMLDEQGGVIDDLITYWRAEDRYRLVVNAATRDKDLAWIRARADEAEGVTVSEQADTTMLAVQGPKARERVAGLLPEAHREAALAIKPFGCGDFDDIFLARTGYTGEDGFEMVLPADDVVSFWQGLMEADVAPIGLGARDTLRLEAGLNLYGTDMDESVTPLESGLGWTVAWEPEDRDFIGRKALAAKKAGGVAWKFVGLILEGRGVLRSHQAVVCDGGEGEVTSGSYSPTLERSIGLARVPKNCGETVEVEIRKRRVPAKVVKPPFVRQGEIKVTV